Proteins found in one Methanospirillum hungatei JF-1 genomic segment:
- a CDS encoding 60S ribosomal export protein NMD3, which yields MDLQEAICPKCGGPSPTGDICGKCRASDIEWFTCDGRVRLVRCPNCNSMRDNNGWNDCERSREDLEYEAAISAIHLFQDVQKPEISIKLEENSKNRTFAHISITGLLYNEPREGACTVEILWQFDSCDRCSRYHGNYWQGVVQLRADGRKATPEEQERAKRIAYQAEEELQLQGDRLSFVTRMEEGREGLDIIVGTQTLGEKISRDITRRMGGKFSLHPTLVGEKEGKKLFRITYAVRLPRYTKGDIIFIRNTYGEILGAEGKTISYLDLASGIPRTVPESTQSRYVGSVRDGIPMLVIYQDGEMLGLMNEETGKTEEVPVQSWRTIVSGERVHIIRDEDRVLVV from the coding sequence ATGGACTTACAAGAGGCAATCTGTCCGAAATGTGGTGGCCCGTCACCAACCGGGGATATCTGCGGGAAATGTCGCGCATCAGATATTGAATGGTTTACCTGTGACGGCCGTGTCCGACTGGTACGTTGCCCGAATTGTAACTCTATGAGGGATAATAACGGTTGGAATGATTGTGAACGATCACGTGAGGATCTTGAATATGAGGCTGCAATTTCGGCCATTCATCTCTTTCAGGATGTTCAGAAACCTGAAATCTCTATAAAATTGGAAGAAAACAGCAAAAACAGAACTTTTGCACATATATCCATAACCGGTTTATTATATAATGAACCCCGTGAGGGGGCCTGCACGGTAGAGATACTCTGGCAATTTGACTCCTGTGACCGATGCAGCAGATATCACGGTAACTACTGGCAGGGGGTTGTGCAGCTCCGGGCTGATGGCAGAAAGGCTACCCCTGAAGAACAGGAACGTGCAAAACGGATAGCGTACCAGGCAGAAGAAGAGTTACAACTCCAGGGAGATCGGTTATCTTTTGTTACCCGGATGGAAGAAGGGCGTGAAGGTCTTGATATCATCGTCGGGACCCAGACGCTGGGTGAAAAGATATCTCGGGATATTACCAGGCGGATGGGAGGGAAATTCTCACTCCACCCTACCCTTGTCGGAGAGAAAGAAGGAAAAAAACTATTCCGGATTACATATGCGGTTCGTCTTCCACGATATACGAAAGGAGATATCATTTTTATCCGGAATACCTATGGTGAAATTCTGGGGGCAGAGGGGAAGACTATCAGTTACCTGGATTTGGCCTCAGGAATACCCCGCACAGTCCCTGAATCCACCCAGTCCAGATATGTCGGATCTGTACGGGACGGAATACCCATGCTAGTCATATATCAGGATGGAGAAATGCTGGGTCTCATGAATGAAGAGACTGGAAAGACAGAAGAAGTCCCGGTTCAGTCATGGCGGACCATCGTCTCCGGAGAACGCGTACATATCATCCGGGATGAAGATCGGGTTCTGGTAGTCTGA
- the coaBC gene encoding bifunctional phosphopantothenoylcysteine decarboxylase/phosphopantothenate--cysteine ligase CoaBC has protein sequence MILNGKTILIGVTGSIAAVETVRLIHALRRKGAEVQPVMSQAACSIIHPDALTYASGRETIVRISGHVEHVLYCGDEGRADLFLIAPCTANTISKIACGIDDTTVTTCATTALGRKMPIIVVPAMHHAMFRHEIVMRNLAALKNIGIEIVGPRIEEGKAKIADINEIVLWCERLLSGRPLAGKHILITSGRCEEPVDDIRVLTTRSSGKMGRELAYEAFRLGGDVTIIHRDEIHIGRNIPVTTASSMGDAIRSVMEEEIPDIYISAAAISDFAPECISGKIPSGKPATIHLRPLPKLLDLTLGTIPVTVAFKLGQSAHEEAEQLLLKGVTMVCANKPENLGSDDAQYTILDSFGQKSIAGSKQEIATQIYDRIIEKHL, from the coding sequence ATGATCCTGAATGGGAAAACAATTCTTATCGGAGTTACCGGAAGCATTGCTGCAGTTGAGACCGTCCGTCTGATTCATGCCCTGAGAAGAAAAGGAGCAGAAGTTCAGCCGGTGATGAGTCAGGCGGCTTGCTCGATAATTCATCCTGATGCCCTGACCTATGCAAGTGGACGGGAGACCATAGTCCGGATCTCCGGCCATGTTGAACATGTCCTATACTGCGGTGATGAGGGGCGTGCTGATCTTTTTTTGATCGCCCCATGTACTGCAAATACCATATCAAAGATAGCCTGTGGGATTGACGACACAACCGTTACAACCTGTGCAACCACTGCTCTTGGAAGAAAGATGCCCATCATCGTGGTCCCGGCAATGCATCATGCAATGTTCCGGCATGAAATCGTCATGAGAAATCTTGCTGCCCTGAAAAACATCGGCATTGAGATAGTGGGACCCCGGATAGAAGAAGGGAAAGCAAAAATTGCTGACATCAACGAGATAGTCCTCTGGTGTGAACGGCTTTTATCAGGCAGACCACTTGCCGGAAAACATATCCTTATTACCAGTGGCAGATGTGAAGAGCCGGTTGATGATATCCGGGTCCTCACCACCCGTTCTTCCGGAAAAATGGGTCGGGAACTAGCATATGAGGCTTTTCGGCTGGGTGGTGATGTAACCATTATTCACCGGGATGAGATACATATTGGAAGAAACATCCCTGTCACCACCGCGTCATCGATGGGAGATGCAATCAGGTCGGTGATGGAAGAAGAGATACCAGATATATACATCAGTGCTGCAGCCATCTCTGATTTCGCTCCGGAATGTATATCCGGGAAAATTCCCAGTGGGAAACCTGCAACAATTCACCTTCGTCCCCTGCCAAAATTACTGGATCTTACTCTTGGAACCATACCGGTCACGGTCGCATTCAAACTTGGACAATCTGCACATGAAGAAGCAGAACAACTTCTATTAAAAGGGGTGACCATGGTCTGTGCCAACAAACCGGAAAATCTGGGATCTGATGATGCCCAGTATACTATTCTGGATTCATTTGGGCAGAAGTCAATAGCGGGAAGCAAACAGGAGATAGCCACGCAGATTTATGATCGAATCATTGAAAAGCACCTGTAA
- a CDS encoding glycosyltransferase family 4 protein — MTGHRFKIAIFCWENLYSDRVGGLSNAATYLAQALAKDHEVHFFTRGDEDFEMNNVYYHVYRPHGNNIVEYCADLSRGLVNRFYQYDDPGFDILHFHDWHVTEALHLLQDRPTVFSFHSTEYGRNGNVHGDWWEYHEICSKEWYASLIARRCIMVSWTLRNEVLELYKTDPGKIHVIPNGVVKEQFDVSIDPGAIKAQYGLHYMTPLITYIGRMAYQKGPDILVDAIPLIREKHWNVAFILAGGGGMRDWLIERTKGWPVQLPGFISDSEYVRLLHASDIVVIPSRNEPFGIILLEAWSANRPVVVSRVGGLAENVEHGVNGLVVDPNPEGIAWGVNYYLDNQHDRIRLARGGYNQVDRRFFWDSIKDQVLYVYREAMH; from the coding sequence ATGACCGGTCACCGCTTTAAAATAGCAATTTTCTGCTGGGAAAACCTGTACAGCGACCGGGTCGGTGGCCTTTCCAATGCCGCGACCTATCTTGCCCAGGCCCTTGCAAAGGATCATGAAGTCCATTTCTTCACCAGAGGCGATGAAGACTTTGAAATGAATAATGTATACTACCACGTCTACCGCCCGCATGGAAATAACATAGTTGAATACTGTGCAGACCTTTCAAGAGGTCTTGTTAACCGGTTTTATCAATATGATGACCCTGGTTTTGATATCCTTCATTTCCATGACTGGCATGTAACCGAAGCCCTGCATCTCCTCCAGGACCGGCCGACGGTATTCTCATTTCATTCAACAGAATACGGAAGAAATGGAAATGTTCACGGGGACTGGTGGGAGTACCATGAGATATGCAGCAAGGAATGGTATGCCAGCCTCATTGCCCGGCGGTGTATCATGGTATCATGGACACTCCGCAATGAAGTGCTTGAACTCTATAAGACCGATCCAGGTAAGATCCATGTCATTCCGAACGGTGTCGTAAAAGAACAGTTTGACGTGAGCATTGATCCCGGTGCCATCAAAGCCCAGTATGGTCTTCATTATATGACACCGCTCATCACCTACATCGGACGGATGGCATACCAGAAAGGCCCTGATATTCTCGTCGATGCAATACCCCTTATCCGGGAAAAGCACTGGAATGTCGCATTCATCCTTGCCGGCGGAGGAGGGATGCGTGACTGGCTTATAGAAAGGACAAAAGGATGGCCGGTTCAGCTTCCCGGGTTTATATCAGATTCAGAGTATGTCAGACTCCTGCATGCCAGCGATATCGTTGTAATTCCAAGCAGGAATGAGCCATTTGGTATCATTCTTCTTGAAGCATGGAGTGCAAACCGGCCGGTTGTTGTCAGCAGGGTTGGAGGTCTTGCTGAAAATGTTGAGCATGGAGTAAATGGTCTTGTTGTGGACCCGAATCCGGAGGGAATTGCATGGGGTGTCAATTACTATCTTGACAATCAGCATGATAGAATCAGATTAGCACGAGGTGGGTATAACCAGGTAGACCGGAGATTCTTCTGGGATTCAATAAAAGATCAGGTGTTGTATGTGTACCGCGAAGCAATGCATTGA
- a CDS encoding pantoate kinase produces the protein MELTRVTAFCPGHISGYFLPVIHDDPDLSGSIGAGIVISEGVRVIAEKSADSTVKIFQTDRYGLPEEIAESSPVLMDLLAYMQVNASIETFCHLPIGSGYGMSAAALLGTVHALNALYNFHLSPRECARIAHRIEVQHQSGLGDISACQGGGFVIRKTPGPDGDIMRVIDTRPIYALTISPIKTSSVLSSHDMIAQITQSFPSRIPQNLDDIMSLSREFAEKSGLISKEIRTVLTACDKENLPASMTMLGCGVFALGKRAETVLKKFGEVFKLTISPGGPAILFGERSS, from the coding sequence ATGGAACTGACACGCGTTACTGCCTTTTGCCCCGGTCATATCTCCGGCTACTTTCTCCCGGTTATCCACGATGATCCTGATTTATCGGGAAGTATCGGAGCTGGAATTGTCATCTCTGAAGGTGTCAGGGTTATTGCAGAGAAAAGTGCTGATTCTACCGTGAAGATATTTCAGACCGACCGGTACGGGCTGCCGGAAGAGATAGCTGAATCATCACCAGTTCTTATGGATCTTCTTGCATATATGCAGGTAAATGCATCAATCGAGACCTTTTGTCATCTCCCGATTGGGAGCGGATATGGTATGTCAGCTGCCGCTCTTTTAGGTACGGTTCATGCGCTGAATGCTCTGTATAACTTCCATCTCTCTCCCCGTGAGTGTGCCCGGATTGCCCATCGGATTGAGGTACAACACCAGTCAGGACTCGGGGATATTTCCGCATGTCAGGGGGGAGGATTTGTCATCAGAAAAACCCCTGGGCCTGATGGAGATATCATGCGGGTAATTGATACCCGTCCCATTTATGCCCTGACCATCAGTCCTATAAAAACCTCATCAGTGCTTTCATCCCATGACATGATAGCACAGATAACCCAGTCATTTCCTTCCAGGATACCACAAAATCTGGATGATATTATGTCTCTTTCACGGGAATTTGCTGAGAAGAGTGGCCTTATTTCCAAGGAAATCAGAACCGTCCTTACTGCATGCGATAAAGAAAACCTCCCTGCAAGCATGACTATGCTGGGATGCGGGGTATTTGCACTCGGAAAAAGAGCAGAAACGGTTCTGAAAAAATTCGGAGAGGTATTTAAACTTACAATTTCACCCGGAGGTCCGGCAATATTATTTGGAGAACGATCTTCATGA
- a CDS encoding class I SAM-dependent methyltransferase: MNVREIPCREMKKILSDPWVDTSRKPWVSGDIAYVPVQKGYSYTLTLPERRRKGRGYQKIGSIIAFHGEQPGADVIDEVRNLHHPQGIIWYRGHHGEMRIPDIVLLYGEVSDTIHKESGLLYHLNPTKVMFSQGNREEKQRIANLVKPGEQICDMFAGIGYFTLPMAKAGGFIHALEINPDAVHYLEKNVRENALDSRIRITMGDCRKTITGTYDRIHMGYYEAAGFLDAALAHVKSGTVLHVHGIGDNTTEIQEHLKTFGLTATLAHRIIKKIGPGKVHTVTDVVIS, encoded by the coding sequence ATGAATGTCCGGGAGATCCCCTGCAGGGAGATGAAGAAAATCCTTTCAGACCCATGGGTAGATACCAGCAGAAAACCCTGGGTATCAGGAGATATTGCGTATGTCCCGGTGCAGAAAGGATATTCATATACTCTGACTCTTCCAGAGCGGCGAAGAAAAGGCAGAGGATACCAGAAGATAGGTTCAATTATCGCTTTTCATGGTGAACAACCTGGCGCAGACGTCATCGATGAAGTACGAAATCTCCATCACCCACAGGGGATTATCTGGTACCGGGGCCACCATGGAGAGATGCGGATTCCTGATATTGTTCTTCTTTATGGAGAGGTTTCTGACACCATCCACAAGGAGTCAGGTCTTTTATATCACCTCAATCCGACTAAAGTGATGTTTTCACAGGGCAACCGTGAAGAGAAGCAGAGGATAGCAAATCTTGTAAAACCTGGTGAACAGATTTGCGATATGTTCGCCGGTATCGGATACTTTACCCTTCCGATGGCAAAAGCCGGGGGATTTATTCATGCTCTTGAGATAAATCCGGATGCCGTGCACTATCTGGAAAAAAATGTCAGAGAAAATGCTCTTGATTCACGAATTCGTATCACAATGGGGGACTGCAGGAAGACTATCACCGGGACATATGATCGCATTCACATGGGATATTACGAAGCAGCAGGATTTCTGGATGCCGCACTAGCACATGTCAAATCAGGTACGGTACTTCATGTTCATGGGATCGGAGATAATACCACAGAGATTCAGGAGCATCTGAAAACCTTCGGACTTACTGCAACCCTCGCACACAGGATTATCAAGAAAATCGGGCCAGGGAAGGTTCATACCGTGACTGATGTGGTGATATCATGA
- a CDS encoding glycoside hydrolase family 57 protein, whose product MNQRFCIGFEVHQPYRLKKGFKPDFADGPDDPMERYFDDANKEILLRVCDKCYEPATSIILDQLDDGFCCAFSLSGVLIEQMEKWAPDVLDLFRQAAQHKNVEMIGQTYFHSISSLFWTMDEFCNQVNLHRDLLKDVFGVTPQVFENTEFLFDNRIAATVKDLGFKACFTEGVDYILEWRSPNYLYQCAGLPVIMRNFKLSDDIAFRFTCRDWEAWPLTADRYANWVSRTPGDFVPVFIDYETIGEHYWVESGIHEFFRHLGPEMRRSEVQMVKPSDLLSFPVHDEFSIPLPISWADAEKDGTAWIENRKQKNAFRSVQRAESFCKDKHTWRCMQISDHFYYMSCKHGSCGEVHTYFSHQPEHEAFITYMDVLADFIERSIPEMDKKEYLYPLRTIPIDNAFYFSSPVGYTGHVAFDMDQFADMLQIVPSDSITYHHQKGDFASWCRNVIKDEPLAQAIEKARNRQELILAADTRRHELWTALK is encoded by the coding sequence ATGAATCAGCGATTTTGTATCGGGTTTGAAGTTCATCAGCCATATCGGCTTAAAAAAGGATTCAAACCTGATTTCGCGGACGGTCCGGATGATCCGATGGAGCGCTACTTCGATGACGCCAATAAAGAGATCCTGCTCCGGGTATGTGATAAATGCTATGAACCGGCTACATCTATCATTCTTGATCAACTGGATGACGGTTTTTGCTGTGCATTCTCTCTCTCCGGAGTACTTATAGAACAGATGGAGAAATGGGCACCTGATGTTCTTGATCTCTTCAGACAGGCGGCACAGCATAAAAATGTCGAGATGATCGGGCAGACCTATTTTCACAGCATCTCCAGCCTGTTCTGGACCATGGATGAATTCTGCAATCAGGTGAACCTCCATCGTGACCTCCTCAAAGACGTGTTCGGAGTAACTCCTCAGGTATTTGAAAATACAGAATTTCTCTTTGATAACCGGATTGCTGCCACGGTAAAAGATCTCGGGTTTAAAGCCTGCTTTACTGAAGGTGTAGATTATATACTTGAATGGCGAAGTCCGAATTACCTGTATCAGTGTGCCGGTCTACCGGTCATCATGCGCAATTTTAAACTTTCAGATGACATTGCGTTTCGGTTTACCTGCCGGGACTGGGAAGCCTGGCCACTGACTGCTGATCGGTATGCAAACTGGGTCTCACGAACTCCGGGTGATTTTGTACCGGTATTTATCGACTACGAGACCATCGGTGAACATTACTGGGTAGAGTCCGGAATCCATGAATTTTTCAGACATCTGGGTCCGGAGATGAGAAGATCAGAGGTCCAAATGGTAAAACCTTCAGATCTGTTATCCTTCCCGGTACATGATGAATTTTCAATTCCTCTCCCCATCTCCTGGGCCGATGCCGAAAAGGATGGTACAGCCTGGATTGAAAACCGAAAACAGAAGAATGCATTCAGATCAGTGCAGCGTGCAGAATCATTCTGTAAAGATAAACATACCTGGCGGTGTATGCAGATTAGTGATCATTTCTACTATATGTCATGTAAACATGGATCGTGTGGAGAAGTCCATACCTACTTCAGTCATCAGCCGGAACATGAAGCATTTATTACCTATATGGATGTCCTGGCAGATTTTATCGAACGCTCCATACCCGAAATGGACAAAAAGGAGTACCTCTATCCACTCCGTACCATTCCAATCGATAATGCCTTCTACTTCTCAAGTCCGGTCGGATACACCGGTCATGTCGCCTTTGATATGGATCAGTTTGCCGATATGCTTCAGATTGTTCCATCAGACTCGATCACATATCACCATCAGAAAGGCGATTTTGCCAGCTGGTGTCGGAATGTCATAAAGGATGAGCCACTGGCACAGGCTATCGAAAAAGCCCGGAACCGGCAGGAACTGATACTGGCTGCAGATACCCGAAGACATGAATTATGGACCGCTTTAAAATAA
- a CDS encoding AAA family ATPase → MFWIEKYRPVTFDQILGQERVCEVLRRCAATKNLPHLVVSGPPGTGKSAAVEVTLRELYGDTWQDNVTIFRTSDLMERGKYALESDERFLHLYRSDESFLSNFKHIISSYASIRPINAEFKVMLFEDAHALSHDIQHALRRTMERYSNTCRFIFCTTQASTLIPPIKSRCLPLFFTPLSRDIIRDCLNTIQNDIPEPDRVSDDETGLIVAAAGGDLRKAIMYLQVRVETKIPFNPDTLSRTDTQEEACLALHAMKAKDIVAAQKRLQDLMITQGLSGREIISTLLQVTEREYNDPEIVTRLADTDARLTHAGNEYLQVNAMVATIVAEVFS, encoded by the coding sequence ATGTTCTGGATTGAAAAATATCGTCCGGTCACTTTTGACCAGATACTTGGTCAGGAACGGGTGTGTGAAGTGCTCAGGCGATGTGCCGCAACAAAAAACCTCCCACATCTCGTAGTATCCGGCCCACCAGGAACAGGGAAGTCAGCAGCGGTTGAGGTTACCCTGCGTGAATTATACGGAGATACCTGGCAGGATAATGTAACCATCTTCAGGACCTCTGATCTTATGGAACGGGGGAAATATGCGCTTGAATCAGATGAACGGTTTTTACATCTGTACCGATCTGATGAATCATTTCTGTCAAACTTCAAACATATCATCTCTTCCTACGCTTCCATCCGACCGATTAATGCAGAGTTCAAAGTAATGTTGTTTGAAGATGCCCATGCGTTATCACATGATATCCAGCATGCTCTCCGCCGGACCATGGAACGGTATAGCAATACCTGCCGGTTTATATTTTGTACAACACAGGCATCAACCCTCATCCCTCCGATTAAATCCAGGTGCCTGCCTCTCTTTTTCACCCCCTTATCCCGTGATATAATCCGGGACTGCCTGAATACGATTCAGAATGATATTCCAGAACCTGATCGCGTCTCTGATGATGAGACCGGCCTTATTGTTGCTGCAGCAGGCGGGGATTTGAGAAAGGCAATCATGTATCTGCAGGTCAGGGTGGAGACGAAAATCCCTTTCAATCCTGATACCTTAAGCAGGACTGATACCCAGGAAGAGGCCTGCCTTGCACTTCATGCTATGAAAGCAAAAGATATTGTCGCGGCCCAAAAACGGCTGCAGGATCTTATGATTACTCAGGGACTGTCTGGCAGAGAGATTATCTCCACCCTTCTCCAGGTCACTGAACGCGAATATAATGATCCGGAGATTGTGACAAGGCTTGCCGATACTGATGCCCGTCTGACCCATGCAGGAAATGAATATCTGCAGGTCAATGCCATGGTAGCCACCATCGTTGCGGAGGTGTTTTCATAA
- a CDS encoding class I SAM-dependent methyltransferase gives MQSHYDDIADVYDQRYDHRERGRIYYDHIAGAVLGKINPSGHLLDIGCGTGLFLERYLKEGTDRTATGIDISPGMIKKARERYPDLPYVVGNAELLPFESDSFDSISSLLAFSYLQNPGQSLSDCYRVLVPGGRLAVCTLGKNIFTSSLPALYSIGAKMKIRRVGVGSFAEHYYSAKEMYDLLDKAGFEEIEIFKCSFAHFNLAGPLFMIAKKVESFIEDNIPYLAYNLIAAGKKPE, from the coding sequence GTGCAGTCGCATTATGATGATATTGCTGACGTATATGACCAGCGGTATGACCACCGGGAACGTGGCAGGATCTATTATGATCATATCGCCGGGGCAGTACTCGGCAAAATCAATCCCTCAGGACATCTTCTTGACATTGGATGCGGTACAGGACTATTCCTCGAGCGATACCTGAAAGAAGGAACAGATAGGACCGCTACTGGTATTGATATCAGTCCGGGGATGATCAAAAAAGCAAGAGAGAGATATCCTGATCTACCCTATGTAGTGGGAAATGCAGAGCTTCTTCCCTTTGAATCTGACTCCTTTGATTCCATTTCAAGTCTTCTGGCCTTCTCATACCTTCAGAACCCGGGGCAGAGTCTGTCTGATTGTTATCGGGTTCTTGTTCCAGGAGGGAGGTTGGCAGTCTGTACGCTTGGGAAAAATATCTTTACATCAAGCCTTCCGGCCCTTTACTCAATTGGAGCGAAGATGAAGATACGGCGGGTTGGCGTGGGATCTTTTGCCGAACACTATTATTCTGCAAAAGAGATGTACGATCTTCTCGATAAAGCAGGGTTTGAAGAGATTGAGATATTTAAATGTTCATTTGCTCACTTCAACCTTGCCGGCCCGCTCTTCATGATCGCAAAAAAAGTTGAATCCTTTATTGAAGATAACATCCCCTATCTGGCGTACAACCTGATAGCTGCAGGGAAAAAACCTGAATAA
- a CDS encoding 4-phosphopantoate--beta-alanine ligase, protein MIPESHPRYKSLITREKLAQYTKTGIVSLEGLTAHGRGEAFDYLLGEETTESALRAEKIAAALLLSANHPVISVNGNTAALAAKEIAQLQLASKARVEVNLFHRTDERVQAISGLLKEHGITLVEGTVSRYIPLDHDRGLCHFDGMHSADVVLVPLEDGDRAQALIDLGKKVIAIDLNPLSRTSKVATVPVIDEVTRALANIARFCTELDQDEITGLTREIHGTGFIRDALEYIRERLLNVLD, encoded by the coding sequence ATGATACCAGAATCTCATCCCAGGTATAAATCACTGATAACACGGGAAAAACTGGCTCAGTACACCAAAACCGGAATAGTATCGCTTGAAGGACTAACCGCCCACGGAAGAGGAGAGGCTTTTGACTACCTGCTTGGGGAAGAGACGACTGAATCGGCACTCCGGGCAGAAAAAATAGCTGCCGCTCTTCTTCTCTCTGCAAACCACCCCGTTATATCAGTGAACGGGAACACCGCTGCTCTTGCTGCAAAAGAGATTGCACAGCTTCAACTGGCATCAAAGGCACGGGTTGAAGTAAACCTGTTCCATCGGACAGATGAGCGGGTGCAGGCAATATCTGGTCTCTTAAAGGAACATGGTATCACGCTGGTAGAAGGAACTGTCTCCAGGTATATTCCTCTGGATCATGACCGGGGGCTCTGCCACTTTGATGGGATGCACTCTGCTGATGTGGTACTGGTTCCCCTGGAAGATGGGGATAGAGCACAGGCACTAATCGATCTCGGGAAAAAAGTTATTGCCATTGATTTAAACCCCCTCTCCCGGACATCAAAGGTTGCCACAGTACCGGTCATAGACGAGGTTACAAGAGCACTTGCAAATATTGCAAGATTCTGCACCGAACTTGATCAGGATGAGATAACCGGGCTTACACGTGAAATTCACGGAACCGGATTTATCAGGGATGCCCTTGAATATATACGGGAGAGGCTTTTGAATGTTCTGGATTGA